In Rattus norvegicus strain BN/NHsdMcwi chromosome 3, GRCr8, whole genome shotgun sequence, a genomic segment contains:
- the Aar2 gene encoding protein AAR2 homolog isoform X3 — MTVFNQVHKVTHQSLELKGFKETKKESCFWLPSTGLMASMQMDPELAKQLFFEGATVVILNMPKGTEFGIDYNSWEVGPKFRGVKMIPPGVHFLYYSSVDKANPREVGPRMGFFLSLKQRELTVLRWNAVQEEVDLSPAPEAEVEAMRANLPELDQFLGPYPYGTLKKWISLTNFISEATMEKLQPESRQICAFSDVLPVLSMRYTKDRVEQNLPLCGTECRSYQEGLARLPEMKPRAGTEIRFSELPTQMFPAGATPAEITRHSMDLSYALETVLSKQFPGNPQDVLGELQFAFVCFLLGNVYEAFEHWKRLLNLLCRSETAMVKHHALYVSLISILYHQLGEIPADFFVDIVSQDNFLTSTLQACPGDSSSYQIGP, encoded by the exons ATGACAGTCTTCAATCAAGTACACAAAGTTACACACCAGTCACTGGAATTGAAAGGCTTCAAG GAGACAAAAAAAGAGTCCTGCTTTTGGTTACCCTCCACTGGCCTCATGGCTTCCATGCAGATGGATCCTGAGTTAGCCAAGCAACTCTTCTTTGAAGGAGCCACTGTGGTCATTCTGAACATGCCCAAGGGGACAGAGTTTGGCATTGACTACAACTCCTGGGAGGTGGGGCCCAAGTTCCGGGGTGTGAAGATGATCCCCCCTGGTGTCCACTTCCTTTACTACAGCTCTGTGGACAAGGCCAATCCCAGGGAGGTGGGCCCTCGGATGGGCTTCTTTCTTAGCCTGAAGCAGCGGGAGTTGACAGTCCTGCGCTGGAATGCAGTTCAGGAAGAGGTAGACCTGTCTCCAGCTCCAGAGGCTGAAGTAGAAGCCATGAGAGCCAATCTCCCAGAGCTGGACCAGTTTCTGGGACCTTACCCATATGGTACACTCAAGAAGTGGATCTCACTCACCAACTTCATCAGTGAGGCCACCATGGAGAAGCTGCAGCCTGAGAGCCGGCAGATCTGCGCCTTCTCAGATGTGCTTCCCGTGCTTTCCATGAGGTACACCAAGGACAGGGTGGAACAGAACCTACCGCTCTGTGGCACCGAGTGCAGAAGCTACCAAGAGGGCTTGGCCCGGCTGCCTGAGATGAAGCCCAGGGCGGGGACAGAGATCCGCTTCTCAGAGCTGCCCACTCAGATGTTCCCAGCAGGTGCCACACCAGCAGAGATCACCAGGCACAGCATGGACTTGAGCTATGCCCTCGAGACTGTGCTCAGCAAGCAGTTCCCTGGCAACCCCCAGGATGTCCTTG GTGAACTCCAGTTTGCCTTTGTGTGCTTCCTGCTGGGCAATGTGTATGAGGCATTTGAGCACTGGAAGCGGCTCCTGAACCTCCTGTGTCGGTCTGAAACTGCCATGGTGAAGCACCACGCCCTGTACGTCAGCCTCATCTCCATCCTGTATCACCAGCTCGGTGAGATCCCGGCTGACTTCTTTGTGGACATTGTCTCCCAGGACAACTTCCTCACCAGTACCTTACAG GCATGCCCGGGTGATTCTAGCTCCTATCAGATCGGCCCCTGA
- the Aar2 gene encoding protein AAR2 homolog isoform X1 — translation MTVFNQVHKVTHQSLELKGFKETKKESCFWLPSTGLMASMQMDPELAKQLFFEGATVVILNMPKGTEFGIDYNSWEVGPKFRGVKMIPPGVHFLYYSSVDKANPREVGPRMGFFLSLKQRELTVLRWNAVQEEVDLSPAPEAEVEAMRANLPELDQFLGPYPYGTLKKWISLTNFISEATMEKLQPESRQICAFSDVLPVLSMRYTKDRVEQNLPLCGTECRSYQEGLARLPEMKPRAGTEIRFSELPTQMFPAGATPAEITRHSMDLSYALETVLSKQFPGNPQDVLGELQFAFVCFLLGNVYEAFEHWKRLLNLLCRSETAMVKHHALYVSLISILYHQLGEIPADFFVDIVSQDNFLTSTLQVFFSSACSVAVEATLRKKAEKFQAHLTKKFRWDFTSEPEDCAPVVVELPENIETA, via the exons ATGACAGTCTTCAATCAAGTACACAAAGTTACACACCAGTCACTGGAATTGAAAGGCTTCAAG GAGACAAAAAAAGAGTCCTGCTTTTGGTTACCCTCCACTGGCCTCATGGCTTCCATGCAGATGGATCCTGAGTTAGCCAAGCAACTCTTCTTTGAAGGAGCCACTGTGGTCATTCTGAACATGCCCAAGGGGACAGAGTTTGGCATTGACTACAACTCCTGGGAGGTGGGGCCCAAGTTCCGGGGTGTGAAGATGATCCCCCCTGGTGTCCACTTCCTTTACTACAGCTCTGTGGACAAGGCCAATCCCAGGGAGGTGGGCCCTCGGATGGGCTTCTTTCTTAGCCTGAAGCAGCGGGAGTTGACAGTCCTGCGCTGGAATGCAGTTCAGGAAGAGGTAGACCTGTCTCCAGCTCCAGAGGCTGAAGTAGAAGCCATGAGAGCCAATCTCCCAGAGCTGGACCAGTTTCTGGGACCTTACCCATATGGTACACTCAAGAAGTGGATCTCACTCACCAACTTCATCAGTGAGGCCACCATGGAGAAGCTGCAGCCTGAGAGCCGGCAGATCTGCGCCTTCTCAGATGTGCTTCCCGTGCTTTCCATGAGGTACACCAAGGACAGGGTGGAACAGAACCTACCGCTCTGTGGCACCGAGTGCAGAAGCTACCAAGAGGGCTTGGCCCGGCTGCCTGAGATGAAGCCCAGGGCGGGGACAGAGATCCGCTTCTCAGAGCTGCCCACTCAGATGTTCCCAGCAGGTGCCACACCAGCAGAGATCACCAGGCACAGCATGGACTTGAGCTATGCCCTCGAGACTGTGCTCAGCAAGCAGTTCCCTGGCAACCCCCAGGATGTCCTTG GTGAACTCCAGTTTGCCTTTGTGTGCTTCCTGCTGGGCAATGTGTATGAGGCATTTGAGCACTGGAAGCGGCTCCTGAACCTCCTGTGTCGGTCTGAAACTGCCATGGTGAAGCACCACGCCCTGTACGTCAGCCTCATCTCCATCCTGTATCACCAGCTCGGTGAGATCCCGGCTGACTTCTTTGTGGACATTGTCTCCCAGGACAACTTCCTCACCAGTACCTTACAG gttttcttttcttccgcCTGCAGTGTTGCTGTGGAAGCCACCCTGAGGAAGAAGGCAGAAAAGTTCCAAGCCCACCTGACTAAGAAGTTCCGCTGGGATTTTACTTCAGAGCCAGAGGACTGCGCCCCAGTGGTGGTGGAGCTCCCTGAGAACATCGAGACTGCCTAA
- the Aar2 gene encoding protein AAR2 homolog: MASMQMDPELAKQLFFEGATVVILNMPKGTEFGIDYNSWEVGPKFRGVKMIPPGVHFLYYSSVDKANPREVGPRMGFFLSLKQRELTVLRWNAVQEEVDLSPAPEAEVEAMRANLPELDQFLGPYPYGTLKKWISLTNFISEATMEKLQPESRQICAFSDVLPVLSMRYTKDRVEQNLPLCGTECRSYQEGLARLPEMKPRAGTEIRFSELPTQMFPAGATPAEITRHSMDLSYALETVLSKQFPGNPQDVLGELQFAFVCFLLGNVYEAFEHWKRLLNLLCRSETAMVKHHALYVSLISILYHQLGEIPADFFVDIVSQDNFLTSTLQVFFSSACSVAVEATLRKKAEKFQAHLTKKFRWDFTSEPEDCAPVVVELPENIETA, from the exons ATGGCTTCCATGCAGATGGATCCTGAGTTAGCCAAGCAACTCTTCTTTGAAGGAGCCACTGTGGTCATTCTGAACATGCCCAAGGGGACAGAGTTTGGCATTGACTACAACTCCTGGGAGGTGGGGCCCAAGTTCCGGGGTGTGAAGATGATCCCCCCTGGTGTCCACTTCCTTTACTACAGCTCTGTGGACAAGGCCAATCCCAGGGAGGTGGGCCCTCGGATGGGCTTCTTTCTTAGCCTGAAGCAGCGGGAGTTGACAGTCCTGCGCTGGAATGCAGTTCAGGAAGAGGTAGACCTGTCTCCAGCTCCAGAGGCTGAAGTAGAAGCCATGAGAGCCAATCTCCCAGAGCTGGACCAGTTTCTGGGACCTTACCCATATGGTACACTCAAGAAGTGGATCTCACTCACCAACTTCATCAGTGAGGCCACCATGGAGAAGCTGCAGCCTGAGAGCCGGCAGATCTGCGCCTTCTCAGATGTGCTTCCCGTGCTTTCCATGAGGTACACCAAGGACAGGGTGGAACAGAACCTACCGCTCTGTGGCACCGAGTGCAGAAGCTACCAAGAGGGCTTGGCCCGGCTGCCTGAGATGAAGCCCAGGGCGGGGACAGAGATCCGCTTCTCAGAGCTGCCCACTCAGATGTTCCCAGCAGGTGCCACACCAGCAGAGATCACCAGGCACAGCATGGACTTGAGCTATGCCCTCGAGACTGTGCTCAGCAAGCAGTTCCCTGGCAACCCCCAGGATGTCCTTG GTGAACTCCAGTTTGCCTTTGTGTGCTTCCTGCTGGGCAATGTGTATGAGGCATTTGAGCACTGGAAGCGGCTCCTGAACCTCCTGTGTCGGTCTGAAACTGCCATGGTGAAGCACCACGCCCTGTACGTCAGCCTCATCTCCATCCTGTATCACCAGCTCGGTGAGATCCCGGCTGACTTCTTTGTGGACATTGTCTCCCAGGACAACTTCCTCACCAGTACCTTACAG gttttcttttcttccgcCTGCAGTGTTGCTGTGGAAGCCACCCTGAGGAAGAAGGCAGAAAAGTTCCAAGCCCACCTGACTAAGAAGTTCCGCTGGGATTTTACTTCAGAGCCAGAGGACTGCGCCCCAGTGGTGGTGGAGCTCCCTGAGAACATCGAGACTGCCTAA